A section of the Rubidibacter lacunae KORDI 51-2 genome encodes:
- a CDS encoding non-ribosomal peptide synthetase, protein MPTCTFVNLYGSTEITADATYHRFADSDPLSKLRIPPIGRPVANTQIYILDGRGCPVPVGVTGELYIGGVQVARGYLNRSDLTAARFVPDPFSAAPNARLYRTGDLGRWRADGTLEFLDRRDFQVKIRGHRVELGEIEACLCAHVGVGDAVVIARGLESEGGTDLAAYVVAGKDGADSGAAEVDAKALRDHATRHLPSWMVPSAYVLMDAFPLTASGKLDRRALPTPDGTAYVRQAYEAPAGDMEETLARIWSQLLGVERVGRHDNFFDLGGHSLLAVRMLSMLREALGREVPLAKLFARPTVIAFADVLNRQDPLLDRGITAFRAEGAKPPLFLFQELSGEVIYGFELTRHIDTDIPVYGLTNPSDVSIPLRTIEEIATHFLTSIKMVQPKGPYYIAGWSFGGLLAYEVAAQMIGNDDQVAFLGLFDTNFPQSLEPASSEEDYLRRIFEDKHALRYLAAIAAKRGIPIALNDIESMLHHDKVRQYISRMYAYSQAMHQYHVQPIPIPLHLFGAIEDAEAGRSGGWETVISKEHIHVIPVPGNHWTMMDPPNVSCLGESLSKSLKDREQRVYTQARSYDPLMTIQRGQVGQISVFCIPGAGGNVGGFAPLANALDESYPVYGLQPRGLDDQLVPHTSVQAASRCYLEAIQTVCPDGPVHLLGHSFGGWIAFQIALELLELGCPAESLTLIDSEAPKENGERVREYNRTEVVTKLIEIYEQAGECSLGIEAPELAQLDAARQIGRLHESLLQHDLMPSSSKAKDLQGVVRSFGTALRTKYHPKSPYPGRTSLVLLSDPKLPEATNAKLFANSVEAWRLWAPELLSWHGPGNHMTALKHPHVRHLSKWIMSNFQGKVVGVSE, encoded by the coding sequence TTGCCAACATGCACCTTTGTCAATCTTTATGGATCTACTGAAATTACTGCCGACGCAACGTATCACAGGTTTGCTGATAGCGATCCACTTTCGAAGCTACGAATACCGCCGATTGGGCGCCCAGTTGCCAACACTCAGATTTACATTCTTGACGGCCGGGGGTGTCCCGTTCCTGTGGGTGTGACAGGGGAGCTTTACATTGGCGGCGTTCAGGTTGCGCGCGGCTATCTGAACCGCTCCGACCTGACAGCGGCACGGTTTGTCCCCGACCCGTTCAGCGCCGCTCCCAATGCGCGGCTTTACCGCACGGGGGATCTGGGACGCTGGCGGGCAGACGGGACACTCGAGTTTCTGGACCGCCGAGACTTCCAGGTGAAGATCCGGGGGCACCGGGTCGAGCTGGGAGAGATCGAGGCCTGCCTTTGCGCCCATGTGGGTGTGGGCGATGCAGTTGTGATCGCGCGCGGTTTGGAGAGTGAGGGCGGCACGGACCTTGCAGCTTATGTGGTTGCGGGTAAGGATGGCGCTGACAGCGGCGCTGCTGAGGTGGATGCGAAGGCACTCCGGGACCATGCCACGCGGCATCTGCCGTCGTGGATGGTTCCTTCAGCCTACGTGTTGATGGACGCGTTTCCCCTGACGGCAAGCGGCAAGCTGGACCGGCGGGCGCTTCCGACCCCGGACGGGACGGCCTATGTCCGGCAGGCCTATGAAGCGCCTGCCGGAGATATGGAGGAGACGCTGGCGCGGATCTGGTCGCAGCTTCTGGGAGTCGAGCGGGTAGGCCGCCACGATAACTTCTTCGATCTAGGCGGCCATTCGCTCCTGGCCGTGCGGATGCTCTCAATGCTGCGCGAGGCGCTCGGGAGAGAGGTTCCGTTAGCAAAGCTATTTGCTCGACCAACCGTCATTGCCTTTGCGGACGTTCTGAATCGTCAGGACCCCCTGCTGGATCGTGGTATAACAGCGTTTCGTGCGGAAGGAGCCAAACCTCCTTTGTTCCTGTTCCAGGAGCTGAGTGGTGAAGTCATCTATGGCTTTGAACTTACCCGTCATATCGATACAGATATACCCGTATACGGGCTGACAAATCCCAGTGATGTGAGCATACCTCTGCGCACGATCGAGGAAATAGCCACCCATTTTCTGACTTCGATCAAAATGGTGCAGCCGAAAGGGCCTTACTACATTGCAGGATGGTCGTTCGGCGGTTTACTTGCTTACGAAGTTGCTGCCCAGATGATTGGCAATGATGACCAGGTCGCGTTTCTCGGTCTCTTCGATACCAATTTCCCGCAGTCGTTAGAACCTGCCAGTTCGGAAGAGGACTATCTACGCCGAATATTTGAAGACAAACACGCTTTGCGGTATCTTGCCGCAATTGCCGCAAAGCGAGGCATACCGATAGCACTGAATGACATAGAGAGCATGTTGCACCATGACAAGGTTCGACAATACATCTCCCGCATGTATGCATATTCACAAGCCATGCACCAATATCATGTTCAACCGATTCCGATCCCTTTGCACCTTTTTGGAGCTATCGAAGATGCTGAGGCTGGCCGATCGGGTGGTTGGGAAACTGTCATCTCAAAAGAGCATATTCACGTCATTCCGGTCCCTGGAAACCACTGGACGATGATGGACCCTCCCAATGTTTCCTGCCTTGGGGAATCTCTTTCCAAGTCCCTGAAGGATCGGGAACAGCGGGTTTATACACAGGCACGGAGTTACGATCCGCTGATGACTATTCAAAGAGGCCAGGTGGGGCAAATTTCGGTCTTCTGCATCCCTGGGGCAGGCGGCAATGTCGGCGGCTTTGCACCGCTTGCAAATGCCCTTGATGAGTCCTATCCCGTCTATGGTCTTCAGCCACGTGGACTGGACGACCAGCTTGTGCCACACACGAGCGTTCAGGCTGCTTCCAGATGCTACCTTGAGGCAATTCAAACGGTCTGCCCTGACGGACCTGTCCATCTTCTCGGTCATTCCTTTGGAGGCTGGATTGCTTTCCAGATTGCCCTGGAGCTGCTTGAACTCGGCTGCCCAGCTGAGTCGCTCACCTTGATCGACAGCGAAGCGCCGAAGGAAAACGGGGAACGAGTACGCGAGTACAACCGCACCGAAGTCGTGACGAAATTGATTGAGATCTACGAACAAGCTGGAGAATGTTCGCTTGGGATAGAGGCCCCTGAATTGGCACAGCTCGATGCAGCGCGGCAAATCGGCCGCTTGCATGAGAGTCTTCTTCAGCACGATTTGATGCCGTCAAGTTCCAAGGCAAAAGACCTGCAAGGAGTCGTTCGCTCTTTTGGAACCGCTCTCAGGACGAAATATCATCCGAAAAGCCCCTATCCTGGAAGGACCAGTCTGGTATTGCTGAGCGATCCCAAGCTTCCCGAAGCGACCAATGCCAAATTATTTGCGAACAGCGTTGAGGCATGGCGCTTGTGGGCGCCAGAGCTTTTGTCCTGGCATGGTCCGGGCAACCACATGACAGCGCTCAAGCATCCGCATGTTCGGCACTTGTCCAAGTGGATAATGAGCAACTTTCAAGGCAAAGTGGTCGGTGTATCGGAATAA
- the panD gene encoding aspartate 1-decarboxylase: MVFRSFLLGKIHNCTLTGTHLEYEGSISIDRTLLNAAGIAPYERVQVLNIATGARLETYAIAAPAGSGRVELNGAAARLGATGDRAIVMSYGWLSAEEADNHSARVVLVDERNVPVSQLQATVDCT, translated from the coding sequence ATGGTATTTCGCTCGTTTTTACTCGGGAAAATCCACAACTGTACGCTGACAGGAACCCATCTAGAGTACGAAGGCAGCATTAGCATAGATCGCACTCTGCTCAATGCGGCCGGCATTGCACCTTACGAACGGGTACAGGTACTCAATATTGCGACGGGCGCCCGGTTGGAAACCTACGCGATCGCTGCTCCAGCCGGGTCGGGGCGCGTCGAGTTGAATGGGGCAGCAGCTCGGCTGGGGGCAACCGGCGATCGCGCGATCGTCATGAGCTATGGTTGGCTCAGTGCCGAGGAAGCAGACAACCACTCTGCACGCGTGGTATTAGTAGATGAGCGCAACGTACCGGTATCCCAGCTGCAGGCAACTGTCGACTGTACTTAG